The following coding sequences are from one Hippopotamus amphibius kiboko isolate mHipAmp2 chromosome 9, mHipAmp2.hap2, whole genome shotgun sequence window:
- the CHST1 gene encoding carbohydrate sulfotransferase 1 produces MQCSWKAVLLLALASIAIQYTAIRTFTAKSFHTCPGLAEAGLAERLCEEGPTFAYNLSRKTHILILATTRSGSSFVGQLFNQHLDVFYLFEPLYHVQNTLIPRFTQGKSPADRRVMLGASRDLLRSLYDCDLYFLENYIKPPPVNHTTDRIFRRGASRVLCSRPVCDPPGPADLVLEEGDCVRKCGLLNLTVAAEACRERSHVAIKTVRVPEVNDLRALVEDPRLNLKVIQLVRDPRGILASRSETFRDTYRLWRLWYGTGRKPYNLDVTQLTTVCEDFSSSVSTGLTRPPWLKGKYMLVRYEDLARNPMKKTEEIYGFLGIPLDGRVARWIQNNTRGDPALGKHKYGTVRNSAATAEKWRFRLSYDIVAFAQNACQRVLAQLGYKMASSEEELKNPSISLVEERDFRPFS; encoded by the coding sequence ATGCAATGTTCCTGGAAGGCCGTCCTCCTCCTTGCCCTGGCCTCCATTGCCATCCAGTACACAGCCATCCGCACCTTCACCGCCAAGTCCTTCCACACCTGCCCGGGGCTGGCGGAGGCGGGGCTGGCCGAGCGGCTGTGCGAGGAGGGCCCCACCTTCGCCTATAACCTGTCCCGCAAGACCCACATCCTTATCCTGGCCACCACGCGCAGCGGCTCCTCCTTCGTGGGCCAGCTCTTCAACCAGCACCTGGACGTCTTCTACCTGTTTGAGCCCCTGTACCACGTCCAGAACACGCTGATCCCCCGCTTCACCCAGGGCAAGAGCCCCGCGGACCGGCGCGTCATGCTGGGAGCCAGCCGTGACCTCCTGCGGAGCCTCTACGACTGTGACCTCTACTTCCTGGAGAACTACATCAAGCCGCCGCCCGTCAACCACACCACCGACAGGATCTTCCGCCGCGGGGCCAGCAGGGTGCTGTGCTCGCGCCCCGTGTGTGACCCTCCGGGCCCCGCAGACCTCGTGCTGGAGGAGGGGGACTGCGTGCGCAAGTGCGGCCTGCTGAACCTGACCGTGGCCGCCGAGGCCTGTCGCGAGCGCAGCCACGTGGCCATCAAGACGGTGCGGGTGCCCGAGGTGAACGACTTGCGGGCCCTGGTTGAAGATCCCCGGTTAAACCTCAAGGTCATCCAGCTGGTCCGAGACCCGCGTGGCATCCTGGCTTCCCGCAGCGAGACCTTCCGCGACACGTACCGGCTCTGGCGGCTGTGGTACGGCACCGGCAGGAAGCCCTACAACCTGGACGTGACGCAGCTGACCACGGTGTGCGAGGACTTCTCCAGCTCCGTGTCCACGGGCCTCACGCGGCCCCCGTGGCTCAAGGGCAAGTACATGTTGGTGCGCTACGAGGACCTGGCCAGGAACCCCATGAAGAAGACCGAGGAGATCTACGGCTTCCTGGGCATCCCCTTGGACGGCCGCGTGGCGCGCTGGATTCAGAACAACACGCGGGGAGACCCCGCCTTGGGCAAGCACAAGTATGGCACCGTGCGCAACTCCGCGGCCACGGCCGAGAAGTGGCGCTTCCGCCTCTCCTACGACATCGTGGCCTTTGCCCAGAACGCCTGCCAGCGGGTGCTGGCGCAGCTGGGCTACAAGATGGCCAGCTCGGAGGAGGAGCTCAAGAACCCCTCCATCAGCCTGGTGGAGGAGCGGGACTTCCGCCCTTTCTCGTGA